Sequence from the Epinephelus moara isolate mb chromosome 19, YSFRI_EMoa_1.0, whole genome shotgun sequence genome:
TACTGCTTAGTGTCTCGGGTGCACACTGGGGTCTATCTTCACCGTTATTTTTAGGAATGACGTTAACAGATatgcacacacccacaaaaaAGAATATATGATGCATTAAAGACACTAGCCTGTGTTATTACGTTGGAGGAGGGCAGGTAAACCTGGGGAAAACATTCAGCAGAGAGATAAATCCTATTCTAGTATTAGAATTAgatgatttttcattttgtttctactCTACCACCAGGTCCTTTTCCCAGACAGTGAGCAGTGATGAGGACTGTGAGGAATGGAAGCCACAAGAGCCAAAGCCAAAAGCCCCCAGCAAGACTGCCAGAGCCCCCGCAGCCGGGGAGAAGAAAGCAGCTGCCAAGAGAACTGCTAAACCAAAAGAGCCAAAAGCACCCAAACAACCGAAAGCTCCTAAAGTGCCTAAAGTTCCTAAACCAAGGGTGCCTCGCAAACCTGCAGCAGAGCGAAAAACACAGGCCCCGAAAGTTGCGAAGGATTCTGCTGCATCTGGGTTGGCTggaacaaagaggaaaaatattgaTGAAGGCAAAAAAGATGATACGGCAGGAGAAGACgaaggagaaaaacagagagatggtCCAGGGGCTGAAAAGAGTGGGCCAAGTGTCAGAATGAAGCAGGAGGTAAGACGAATGGCTTTTTTAGAGTACATCtgcatacatgcacacagaagaagatgaaatagaaaatatttgaatatttatatatactaAGCTGTGCACACCAAAATATCTGCATGACGAGCACCCAATTGAGTGAATACAGTTAATTATGCTAAAGTTGTCATTCTGTCTGCAACACTTTATAAAGTCAGCAGCGCTCTCTTTGAGCTATCACTGATGTTACCTTTAACAAAGTATGTATCCTCTCAGTCTTTTTAAATTGTTCGTCTATCTCTTTATGTCTTTCTTTCGCTTGTTTTTTCTTGTAGAGGGTGTCATTTATAGTGTCAGATGCCCATCAGGCAGACACATGGGCAGGCGAGGGGTCATCACTACCTGGATTTCATGCAAAGAAagaggaagtggaggaggaggatttcACATTTGATGAGCCTTGCCTAAAGAAACAGAAGACCAGTGGTGCCTGCTTTGGACAACCGACGAGTTTACAGTCATCAGAAGCACAAGCTCTGAGGAATGACCTCAACATGAACTGGGACTTGATAGAGGTATTGTAGggtttgtcagtgtgttttatgtgtgagaAAGTGTTTGTCTATATCATTGTCAAATGGTGGAGGAAATTACAACCACCTTGGgatgttgtgtatgtgtgcactaAGATGCGAAAGAATGGGAGAGTATAGATGTACAGTTTGACCTGTAAGTGTCCTTCCCCTCAGCTTCTGTCCACCCTCACATGTGTGGAGCGATGGGTGTGTGCAAATATCATCGGGCTGCTTCGTGAGGAGAACACGGTGCCGTTTATGGTGCGGTACCGCAAAGAGATGATTAACCACATGGACGCTGATGCTGTTCGAGACGTCCAGCTGGTATATGAGGAGATATGGTAAGCAAACGAAAcggttgaattaaaaaaaacaacacactgatTTTCCACTTATATTCTTGCCAGCAggaattaaatgtttaaattgaatattttcccAGATGAGCTGAGCAGGATTTGGTTCATTTCCAGACAGTATGTCTAATATTGGCCACTAGATGGTGATATTGATCAAGCTTTAAGACCCAAAGTAGTAGAAGAAACACTGTGTGATTGTTTTATATGAGTGtcacttttttgtgtctgtctgtgtgtgttataatgTATGCACTCTATATataatctgtttttgttttgtttttatatttctgtttatgTGTTCCTTCAGCTCTCTTGCCAAGAAGACCCAGTCCGTGATTCAGACCCTGAAGAAAGACGGTGTTCTGACAGCTGAGCTGGAGCAAGACCTGAGGAGCTGCCGATCAGCTGATGAACTGGATCATGTGGTCAGAATCACATTTATGTTCTTAAGTATTATCTGTCATTTGAATTGGATTTGGAGGGCTAATTCTTGGTTGCAGCATTATTCATCCAAACCTGTATATGGCTCTTGGGCCTCTCCTTACCAGTCTTCTCAGTCCAGTGCTTCTGTCTTTGTCTGCAGTATTCTCCCTATAAGAAAGGCAGTAAGCTGACGAAAGCTCGCAGGGCCAAAGCACTCGGCCTTGAGGAGGCCGCCTCTGCGCTCATGGAAACACCGCACACTCTGGATTTAAGGGCATGGGTAAAACCTGGCACTGAGGGTaagacataaacacatacacacatagttTTTTAGTCATTAAATTAAACATAGCACTGGTGGTTAGCAGTATGCTTGGACAAGAAGCCCTTGGAGCTGTTGGCTTTTTCTTGTGTCAAACtcccgttttttttttgtttttttgttgttttttttttttactgaaaacatCTCGTCTGgagaaaggattttttttttataaattaggGCACATAACTTTGTGTCACTGATTGGGTTAGACAATTTCAGTTTTGGTTCAAATggttaaaaatgtcaaatgtaatAACATGTTATTGAAATTATATTTGCTCCAACAGATTTATAGAGctcattaaaggtccagtggaGAACTGATTTTGAGCACactttgcatgtgtttttttgtctgtgtgtcaggtCTGTCATCGGTGGAAGAAGTGGCGACAGGTGTGGAGCATATCTTGGCTGATATGATAGCCAAAGACCCTGAGACACTGACCTACGTGAAAACATTGTGAGAACAAAGTCACATGCACACAACGTTTATtgcaatgtttgattttattttccacaGTGGTCTGTGTGACATTGATATTGGTACCAGATTATATTTTACCTCAGACATCGCTAATAATACAGTGCCCTCCTCTTTCTCTACTCTTGTGTTTCTCTCTTGCTGTGTCAGATGTGAGAACAGCTTTGTGACCATCCAGTCCTCTGTGTCAAAGTCGGCACTAAAGGAAAAAGAGCAGGAGAAGTCTGCCCAAGGCCACAAAAAACCAGGGGCccaacaaaacaagaacaaggACATTGACAAGTTCCACATCTACGTTGACTTCACCTGCAACATCAACCGCATCCAGCCTCATCAGGTAGCAAGACATCAAGTTTATCACTTTCATAGCATATCCCACCTATTATGATTAGCATTCCTATCTCGCCTGCTCCTgctgagttttttttctgttctgtctCATGGGAATCTCACAGGAATTCGGTGACCCATGGGAATTCCTGTAAAAATTGCAATCTGCAGGATAGGTTGAAGTTTTTGGTACTCATCTGTTGGAATTTCATGATACCGAACAGTTTTGTATTAGCAGTGGAGCAGCTGGGATTTTGTTGTCTAGCTGATGGGTTAGCCCTGGTGTTGTCATAATATTTCTCCAAATCCTTCGGTTATTGCCAACTATTGCTAACTACTAAAATTAGATCCAGACAACAGCAACTGGCTTTACtccctcaaaataaaagcaacaacCATTATGGTTTAACCAAGGagacaaataatacaaaataaatgttgaataattaaacctgaaaaacaaattattcaAGAATGTTGGGCCATACTAAAGGTCATTTACACCTGTATCGTGTGTTCTGCCTTGACTgagcctcacacacaaacaaatgcacaccatctgtttatgtgtgtgtgtgtcatttctgtctgctTCATGTGTGCTGTTTCTGAATGCTAGCCATGTCAGTCGCAGTTAGCCTTGTCTGTGCTTCCATATTTACCCCTCCTGtgccctgctctgcctcctctGCTCCCCCTCTGTCCCTTTAGTGACTAGTGGGTTACTCAGAGTTGGTCCCGGGCCTCATGTGTCACCACAGCTTCCATCACCCGCTGCCTCTCTGCCACACCACACTCTCTGGCAACCGCGTTCTGCCCTACAGTCATACAATCACGTAAACATACATGCATGCGCACACACTTgctcacacacaagcacacccTGCAAGTCCCCTCGTTCTCTCCTCTTAACATATGTGACATGTCCCCTGCCGACATGCCATTGGATTAGGAGGCTTTGATTGACAGGCGCTCTCCTGTAGTGACAGCTACTGCTGCTGGGCCCACAGGCGGGCGGAAGGATGGGGAGAGGGAAAGGGGGTGGTATAGGGAGGGAGAGAACAAACAGATGAGCGACACTGAGGTGCGTCCGTCACTTATCTTTCTTGCTTTGCTCTGATTTGCCGCCCTCCCTCTTTTTCTGACTAAACCTCAGCCCTCCAATCCACTCCACACATCTCCccttctcccctctcctcttctgtgtatGAGAGGCCTTTAATTCGATGACTCGCCTTTGTCATGGAGCGTTAATCCACAGGCTGCTGTGACCCTGCTAGCTGTCGGATTCCGGCTAAAATGAACCTTTTCTAGCCGTCAAGTTGTCGGGAAGGGGGAGCAGGTGGGAGATGTGTTTTGACAGGAGGCATGTGTGTGAGCACACACTTGCCCGTTTGCTTTAGCACATTTTATTAAGCCCCTGCTCTGGTGGTTTGTTAAAGGAAAAGGCCGGGGCATTTTCTGAAGGCAGTGATAGAAGGGTTTTACAGTTGGTCCACTGAACATGCAAGTTCATCCTACGATTACAATTAAATTACATCCTTAATATTCTAGCATAAAAAGTAATACATTGTGGAATGATACAGgaaataaaatctgatttgGGGTATTGGCAAGTGGGCATGACATGAAAATTCAATGTCTTGAATATCCTGATAACCATCAAAATATACCTGAAACTTTTAAAATGGCACTTAAACATACTGGAATCACTTTACCTTACATTTAGTtaagaaacaaatgttttaattgcATCACAGATAGGACACACATCTTTTTTAGAGAACATCCTTTTTAGTAAAACAAAAAGTTCAACAATCTTAAAGAGCAAAGGCGTTTTAACAATTTGAAATGcttgtttaatatattttgcgtTATTTGAGGCTAGTGcgtatgcagcctgtttttgcagagtCTTTCATTGTTGGTTGCCTCCTTGAGTGCCGCAGATGCTGCTGGACACAATATTCAAGATTATCTCAATAATGGAAATTAGCCACGATCAACTtattgcaaatgttttttatccCAATGCACCGTAAAATCATATCGTCCTGTCCCTATTGGCAAGGTTTAATTAAGTACACAAAGACATACAAAGACAAATTGATAAATGAAGCCAGTAGAAAACTAAAGAAAGGTGAAACATGGTCATTTAGTGCTCGTTGTCTGCTTCACAATGAACTTTTAGACTGAAAAGTATCAGACTGTGAATAATGCTAATACTCGTTTTTATTTAATATGACAATCTTTTTCTCTgttattgattaattatttgGATTATTAAATGCTGAAGTTGATGTTTTAATATTGCTTTTTTTGTCCGACCAACTATACAAATCCCAAAGACATTAATTTGACAATCAGTAAAGAAAAGGAAACTTCAAATTCTCACAAATTACAAGCTGAAACCTCAAAAAGTGTGGGCTTTTTGCTTGGATAAAGACTGAAACGATTAATCGATTTAATCAATAATTTCAGCCCTACTAAACATTTTCCATCATGGAGATTTACGGAATATAATCAGCCCTATAATAAGAATAGAATTATGTAACTGTTTTATAAATCCATCTAAAGCTAGTGTACACAAAGCCCTGGTATGCAGTATGTCTTAAAGCCATGTGACCTATCTAGTTGAGATCCTTAGCTCAGATTTAATTCCGTCAGATTTGATTTGAGGTCTTCTTCGAAGGGTACGCATTTACCTTATAGCTATTAGAAGCGGGTGCACTCTTCAGCATGCCAGGGCGGATTTGTTGAATGTGCAGTGGGCTATTTTTAATGTGATTTGCGTTGTAATCAAATGGTAGTTTAGCGCTCCAGCGTGGGGCTCGCCCGCAGAGGAGCTTGGGTACATGCAACTGTTTGATCAATTAAAGACTCTTTTTTGATGGACAGgtggagaaaaacaacattatttgcactgacacccacacacacaaacactgagtttttgtgtttgtgtgtgtcttaatgCTTTGAAACAAGATGATAATTCCGTATCACTTCTTGTAGTATGCTGGTGCAGTATATATTTCATAAATCAATGATGTCTGGTCTGTTTaaccctcctctgcctccttttcCCTGTCagtaatattacatttttacaatttaGATAATTAGATAACAAAACATGATAAAGCCACGTAAAACTAAACCAAAATATGACGTACATGAAGTGCTAATTGAGAtgcttttcctctttctccttctttaCTCTGATCTAAAGTTTGTTGTTCCATGAATGTCCGTCAGACTCCATGccgtgttgtgtttgtttttggataGAATAAGAGAGTGTAAACGGGACAGAAGGAGCACAGAGTTCTCCCTGAGCAGCCAGTATGTTTGTGTAAAAGACCAGTGTATCATGCTGGGCCATGATCCCTTGTGGTGACTTATCCTCATTGATATTTAGAGAGTCAATATTTGTCTGAAATCGTACTGTCTAAAGAATAATATTCACTAAATGTAGCTTACATTCCATATGCTTCACCCGTTATAATGTCATTGTTTATGAAGAACATTATatgctcagttttttttttttaaagaccgTCTTGCACTACTACAGCTGAGTATTAACTCTTGACTAACTCTCTTTTCTGAATTTAAGGCGATCTCCTGACAGGTGTTGATTTATTATACAGTGCGTCCTGTCCCGTGTGTGTCAGCCAGGTCAAAAAGTGTGCAAATCTGccgggaatgtgtgtgtgtcagtatgtgtATCTGTTTGTTTATCCATGATATGTCGGGTGGATGGATGTGTTGATGATAGTATTCCTCTAAAGAAaggctgagagagagaaggagacagacagagagaggacggTTGTTGACTGGCTGCCCTCCCTCGGGGGCTGGCGGAAGGATGAGGGGGCATCCAGGAAAGACATTCTGTCTGGTCTTGTCAGGGCTTGGCCAGTACTTGGCCACATGTCACTCGTGGACCagctaacacacaaacacacgcttCTCACTCTGTCTCACATCACCCTTCCTCTCAGATCACCCTCTGTCTCCCACCAGTGACCCAACCCAGGCCGAAACTGAGAGacgtacagacagacacaaggttATTTTATCATCAGCGAGGACAGTGGGCAGCTACCAAGGAAAGCAGAGGAAGGACACAGATTGTAGAGCTGATGGAGACACATGAAATTTTAAATTTTGGTGGGGCATAGTTGACCATAGTTGGGGTTTGGCAACCAGACAAAAAGATTCATTTTTGAGTTTTTTGGTAGGTAAATTACAGGATTGTTTAGAAGCATGCGTTTGGATAAGTGGATTTGCAGCAGTGCTGTATCTGTAttgcattaaaatgtatgtttatcATGCAGGCAACATATAGAAGTATGTGCAATATCTGGTACACAGAACCTGCATAATTATAAGGACAAAGATAATTCAAATTGTCTTTTGTCTATGCATCTGAGCATTGGGAATCCAGTCacatttttctttgtgtcttctgttgtctatcagcgtttacataagGTGACCACCAGTAGATCATTTTTTGGTATGAGACTTAAAACTAGTgccatttttcttgtttttctgataaCCCTCTTATTTTTGGAGTTTTTACATATTCGTTCATCCCCACATTCAACAAACAGACAGCACACTAGGCTTAGGAAGTGTAGGAATCGGCCTGTGATGCATTGCAGTCATGTAAAAGACAGCATGTCATTCTTCATTATACAAAATGATCTTTAAAACGATTGAATGCTGAACCCTGAGAACACAGATTTAGCTAGGCAGTTTCATATTTACTGTTTTAATTTCACTCTCGAGCTCCTCTAGATGGTCAAAGAATTCAGAAAGATGTATTTTGCTTCCTTCCTTCAGCAGCATGTTAAACTTCAGTGCTTTGATGAAGATTGTTTGAGAAATCTCATCACCGTCAGTGCGGCAGCCCAGGGCAGAAACATGCCAACAGAAGAGAAATCTAACTTTCATCATAATTCAAGCAAGCCTGCTGCATTAATTCTAGCCTCTGCCATGCCATTagctgtattttatatttttattttgtgtgtgtgtgtgtgtgtgttgcgtaCGGGTGCAGCACATCCGAGGGTGCTGCTGAGTGGTAATGGTTGTGGCACCACGTGTGCGGGTGTGGGTGGGGGTAGGCCTTGCGGTCTCAGCACTGATGGTGGCGTAGTGGTGGCATTTGTCAGCTCGCTTCTTCCGCTTGGTTTCCAGATTGATGTCTTGTTTCTTGGCCCTGTTCTGTGGCGGGCTAAAGGTTCCCTACTGAAAAGGTCAGACACTTACTACAGTTTGCTTAACAGCATGTAACAGTTCCTCTGAGGGGGGACcagcacacaacacaacaggcCTGGCCACAGGATATACTGCTAGGTTTGTCACTTTTACATGCGCGTGTGCGCGGAGAGTtcaaagattttgttttttgtgctcaTGTGTGGAGGTTTGGGTGCATGTGTCTTTTACACATATATTGTGTATACAGTAACTTTGTCTGAACCCAAATTAAGCCCTGTATGTACTAATGACGTCtttgattaaatattttcttcctttttacCCCCATAATTGCTTCCAATTTACCTTTCAATATTTATGCTTGTTGCTaagtaaaaaatgtaaaatttagCATCATAACTGCAGGATTTTGctgcaaagaaataaaatctaTCCATGTTTTAAAACTGTATAAGCAAATTTATTAGACTACAAATGTAAATGGACATATAAACAACTACAGAGTAATCTGCTGTGTAGGTTTGGACCATTGCTTTGCAAAATATTAATATGTTTAAAATGCGAGCTGTAGAAATTGTGGGTTTTTGGGAGGGAAGTGGgtctttcctctctgtgttcATATGCACCTGTCTGCACTGTTTATGCAGTTTATTGTTTTGCATTAAACAGGGGAAacgtctgtgtgtatgttttgtatgtgtgtgtacagaccCTGGCTATTAACCGAGGGGAGAGTCTGAAGATTTTGACAGTGAAGGTGAACATTCCTGACAGGGTGAAGAGTGACTTCACCAGGTGGTGCATCAACAACAGGTCAGAAACGCAATAAAACACAAGCACTGTAACAAGCaggcacacaaaaacacaaacgcATATTAAGTATTTTGTGCAGAGTGCTACAGGTTTTTTGTAGGTCAACCCAGAAGTAAACATTCCCCTGGTTCTCTGGattgttgcagaaaataagctctttGGCAAacaaagtttatgatacttaccgATTTGGTTTAGCAAGATAAGTTTTGCAGTTTGCTGACTAGAGGAAGTCACATTTACTTTTATAGATTATATTTATTAGTGGAAATGACCcatggaaaaataaaatctttgtcCCAATGTTTTAATGCAGGTGGAGGCCGAAGACATTGGCAAGAGACGAGCTTCGTGCAATGATCAATAATGCAGTAGAAGACTCTTATAAAAGGCTTATTCTGCCTTTGCTCACCAGAAGTTACAGGTATTTCAAATGTGACTGTTAATGTGTGCTTGCACACTCAGGGCTTTCCTACCTTTGATCACCACTTACTCATTCACACTGTTTGCCTGTTATCTCTTCCTTCTCATCCCTCAACTTNCTTATAAAAGGCTTATTCTGCCTTTGCTCACCAGAAGTTACAGGTATTTCAAATGTGACTGTTAATGTGTGCTTGCACACTCTCAGGGCTTTCCTACCTTTGATCACCACTTACTCATTCACACTGTTTGCCTGTtatctcttcctcctcatccctcAACTTTCTCCTTCCttccctttttctctttctttttacctTCACCATACAACTACCCTCTacatctctgtctcttctccCCTCTTTTTGTTCACATCTTCCCCCACTCCTCTACTGTTCTCACACCCATCTGTCTGTATTTCTTTTGCATTCCCTCACTTTAGGACTAAGCTGACCAGTACAGCAGAGA
This genomic interval carries:
- the srbd1 gene encoding S1 RNA-binding domain-containing protein 1; its protein translation is MMRRPRTTTAKVTDYRDMDSDLSFSQTVSSDEDCEEWKPQEPKPKAPSKTARAPAAGEKKAAAKRTAKPKEPKAPKQPKAPKVPKVPKPRVPRKPAAERKTQAPKVAKDSAASGLAGTKRKNIDEGKKDDTAGEDEGEKQRDGPGAEKSGPSVRMKQERVSFIVSDAHQADTWAGEGSSLPGFHAKKEEVEEEDFTFDEPCLKKQKTSGACFGQPTSLQSSEAQALRNDLNMNWDLIELLSTLTCVERWVCANIIGLLREENTVPFMVRYRKEMINHMDADAVRDVQLVYEEICSLAKKTQSVIQTLKKDGVLTAELEQDLRSCRSADELDHVYSPYKKGSKLTKARRAKALGLEEAASALMETPHTLDLRAWVKPGTEGLSSVEEVATGVEHILADMIAKDPETLTYVKTLCENSFVTIQSSVSKSALKEKEQEKSAQGHKKPGAQQNKNKDIDKFHIYVDFTCNINRIQPHQTLAINRGESLKILTVKVNIPDRVKSDFTRWCINNRWRPKTLARDELRAMINNAVEDSYKRLILPLLTRSYRTKLTSTAEKESIAMFVRNLRQRLLVCPVRGCVIMGVDPGFRHGCKLAILSPTSQILHTDVVYLHNSDQRKEADKLRHLMMKYSCSKVVIGNGTACRETESVFADLISRRCFNPLDVSYCITNEAGASIYSVSPEAVKEMPDMDPNLRSAVSIGRRVQDPLAELVKIDPKHIGIGTYQHDVSAGALKAALDGVVQECVSFVGVDINICSETLMRHVAGLNAGRARSIAEWREQNGPFANREQLKLVKGMGPKTYQQCAGFIRINPQTLHSAKSSPHPAPEKPTAKKSKGKAGVNIPTSFNPLDQTCIHPESYHIAQRFLSLVGGSADQIGSAGLRQCVESKVRTSSVEELARTLDTTPETLQLIIDGLTQPPGFDIRQNFGQADFKRGIVSMSDLRVGTVLTGRVDNTTLFGAFVDIGVGRAGLIHKSNITLDKLPVSQRRRSLALGPGERVEVRVLNVDLQRGRIGLDLIRVLQ